The Enterobacter asburiae genome window below encodes:
- the ssb1 gene encoding single-stranded DNA-binding protein SSB1, whose amino-acid sequence MASRGVNKVILVGNLGQDPEVRYMPSGGAVANITLATSESWRDKATGEMKEQTEWHRVVLFGKLAEVAGEYLRKGSQVYIEGQLRTRKWTDQAGAEKYTTEVVVNVGGTMQMLGGRQGGGAPAGGGQSQQQGGWGQPQQPQGGNQFSGGAQSRPQQQSAPAPSNEPPMDFDDDIPF is encoded by the coding sequence ATGGCCAGCAGAGGCGTAAACAAGGTGATTCTCGTCGGTAATCTGGGCCAGGACCCGGAAGTACGCTACATGCCGAGTGGTGGCGCAGTTGCCAACATTACGCTGGCTACTTCCGAATCCTGGCGTGATAAAGCGACCGGTGAGATGAAAGAGCAGACCGAATGGCACCGTGTTGTGCTGTTTGGCAAACTGGCTGAAGTGGCCGGTGAGTATCTGCGTAAAGGTTCTCAGGTCTATATCGAAGGCCAGCTGCGTACCCGCAAATGGACCGATCAGGCCGGCGCTGAGAAGTACACCACAGAAGTCGTGGTCAACGTGGGCGGCACCATGCAGATGCTGGGTGGCCGTCAGGGCGGTGGTGCACCGGCAGGTGGCGGCCAGAGCCAGCAGCAGGGCGGTTGGGGTCAGCCTCAGCAGCCGCAGGGCGGCAACCAGTTCAGCGGCGGCGCACAGTCTCGTCCGCAGCAGCAGTCTGCTCCGGCGCCGTCTAACGAACCGCCAATGGATTTCGACGACGACATTCCGTTCTAG
- the uvrA gene encoding excinuclease ABC subunit UvrA, which produces MDKIEVRGARTHNLKNINLIIPRDKLIVVTGLSGSGKSSLAFDTLYAEGQRRYVESLSAYARQFLSLMEKPDVDHIEGLSPAISIEQKSTSHNPRSTVGTITEIHDYLRLLYARVGEPRCPDHDVPLAAQTVSQMVDNVLSQPEGKRLMLLAPIIKERKGEHTKTLENLASQGYIRARIDGEVCDLSDPPKLELQKKHTIEVVIDRFKVRDDLATRLAESFETALELSGGTAVVSDMDDPKAEELLFSANFACPICGYSMRELEPRLFSFNNPAGACPTCDGLGVQQYFDPDRVIQNPELSLAGGAIRGWDKRNFYYFQMLKSLAEHYKFDVEAPWASLSPNVHKVILFGSGKENIEFKYMNDRGDTSVRRHPFEGVLHNMERRYKETESSAVREELAKFISNRSCATCEGTRLRREARHVFVENTALPTISDMSIGHAMDFFNNLKLSGQRAKIAEKVLKEIGDRLKFLVNVGLNYLTLSRSAETLSGGEAQRIRLASQIGAGLVGVMYVLDEPSIGLHQRDNERLLGTLVHLRNLGNTVIVVEHDEDAIRAADHVIDIGPGAGVHGGQVVAEGTLKDIMAVPESLTGQFMSGKRKIEVPKQRVAADPEKVLKLTGARGNNLKDVTLTLPVGLFTCITGVSGSGKSTLINDTLFPIAQTALNGATLAEPAPYRDIQGLEHFDKVIDIDQSPIGRTPRSNPATYTGVFTPVRELFAGVPEARSRGYTPGRFSFNVRGGRCEACQGDGVIKVEMHFLPDIYVPCDQCKGKRYNRETLEIKYKGKTIHEVLDMTIEEAREFFDAVPALARKLQTLMDVGLTYIHLGQSATTLSGGEAQRVKLARELSKRGTGQTLYILDEPTTGLHFADIQQLLEVLHQLRDQGNTIVVIEHNLDVIKTADWIVDLGPEGGSGGGEILVSGTPETVAECEASHTARFLKPLL; this is translated from the coding sequence ATGGATAAGATCGAAGTTCGGGGCGCCCGCACCCACAATCTCAAGAATATCAACCTCATAATCCCTCGCGACAAACTCATTGTCGTGACCGGGCTTTCGGGGTCTGGCAAATCCTCACTGGCTTTCGACACTTTGTATGCCGAAGGACAGCGTCGTTACGTTGAATCGCTCTCTGCGTACGCGCGTCAGTTCCTGTCGCTGATGGAAAAACCGGATGTCGACCACATTGAAGGGTTGTCCCCTGCTATCTCTATTGAGCAGAAGTCCACCTCGCATAACCCGCGCTCAACGGTCGGTACCATTACCGAAATTCATGACTACCTTCGTCTGCTGTATGCCCGCGTGGGCGAGCCGCGCTGCCCGGACCACGACGTCCCGCTGGCGGCCCAGACCGTCAGCCAGATGGTGGATAACGTGCTGTCGCAGCCGGAAGGCAAACGCCTGATGCTGCTGGCGCCGATCATCAAAGAGCGAAAAGGTGAACACACCAAAACGCTGGAAAACCTGGCAAGCCAGGGCTATATCCGCGCCCGTATCGACGGCGAGGTGTGTGACCTGTCCGATCCGCCAAAGCTGGAGCTGCAGAAGAAGCACACCATCGAGGTGGTGATTGACCGCTTTAAGGTGCGCGACGATCTCGCCACGCGTCTGGCGGAATCTTTTGAAACGGCGCTGGAACTCTCTGGCGGCACGGCCGTGGTCTCCGACATGGACGACCCAAAAGCGGAAGAGCTGCTCTTCTCCGCCAACTTCGCCTGCCCGATTTGCGGCTACAGCATGCGCGAGCTGGAACCGCGCCTGTTCTCATTCAACAACCCGGCGGGCGCGTGTCCGACGTGTGACGGCCTGGGCGTCCAGCAGTATTTCGACCCGGACCGCGTGATCCAGAACCCGGAGCTCTCGCTGGCGGGCGGCGCCATTCGCGGCTGGGACAAGCGTAACTTCTACTACTTCCAGATGCTGAAATCGCTGGCAGAGCACTACAAGTTCGACGTTGAAGCGCCGTGGGCCAGCCTGAGCCCGAACGTGCACAAAGTGATCCTGTTCGGTTCCGGCAAAGAGAACATCGAGTTCAAGTACATGAACGATCGCGGCGATACCTCCGTGCGTCGCCACCCGTTCGAAGGGGTGCTGCACAACATGGAGCGCCGCTACAAAGAGACCGAATCCAGCGCGGTGCGCGAGGAGCTGGCGAAGTTCATCAGCAACCGCTCCTGCGCCACCTGTGAAGGCACGCGCCTGCGTCGCGAAGCGCGCCACGTGTTTGTGGAAAACACCGCGCTGCCGACCATCTCAGACATGAGCATCGGCCACGCGATGGACTTCTTCAACAACCTGAAGCTCTCCGGCCAGCGCGCGAAAATTGCCGAAAAAGTGCTGAAAGAGATTGGCGATCGCCTCAAGTTCCTGGTGAACGTCGGCCTGAACTACCTGACGCTTTCCCGCTCGGCGGAAACGCTCTCCGGCGGTGAAGCCCAGCGTATCCGTCTGGCGAGCCAGATTGGCGCAGGCTTAGTCGGCGTGATGTACGTGCTGGATGAGCCGTCCATCGGCCTGCACCAGCGCGACAACGAGCGTCTGCTCGGCACGCTGGTTCACCTGCGCAACCTCGGCAACACGGTGATCGTGGTCGAGCACGATGAAGATGCGATCCGCGCGGCTGACCACGTCATCGATATTGGCCCAGGCGCTGGCGTACACGGCGGCCAGGTGGTCGCGGAAGGCACGCTGAAGGACATCATGGCGGTGCCCGAGTCGCTGACCGGCCAATTTATGAGCGGCAAGCGCAAGATTGAAGTGCCGAAACAGCGCGTAGCGGCAGATCCGGAAAAAGTGCTGAAGCTGACCGGCGCGCGCGGCAACAACCTGAAAGACGTCACCCTGACGCTGCCGGTTGGCCTGTTTACCTGTATCACCGGCGTGTCCGGTTCCGGTAAATCGACGCTAATTAACGATACGCTGTTCCCGATTGCGCAGACGGCGCTGAACGGCGCGACGCTGGCCGAGCCTGCGCCGTACCGCGATATCCAGGGTCTGGAGCATTTCGATAAGGTTATCGACATTGACCAGAGCCCGATTGGCCGTACCCCGCGCTCTAACCCGGCGACCTATACCGGCGTCTTTACGCCCGTACGTGAACTGTTTGCCGGCGTGCCGGAAGCGCGCTCCCGCGGCTATACGCCAGGACGTTTCAGCTTTAACGTACGCGGCGGCCGCTGCGAAGCGTGCCAGGGCGACGGTGTGATCAAGGTTGAGATGCACTTCCTGCCGGATATCTACGTGCCGTGCGACCAGTGCAAAGGCAAGCGCTATAACCGCGAAACGCTGGAGATTAAGTACAAAGGCAAGACCATCCACGAAGTGCTGGACATGACCATCGAAGAGGCGCGCGAGTTCTTTGACGCCGTCCCTGCGCTGGCGCGTAAGCTGCAGACGCTGATGGACGTAGGCCTGACCTACATTCATCTGGGACAGTCCGCAACCACGCTGTCCGGCGGTGAAGCGCAGCGCGTGAAGCTGGCGCGTGAGCTGTCAAAACGCGGCACCGGTCAGACGCTCTACATTCTGGACGAGCCGACTACGGGCCTGCACTTTGCCGACATCCAGCAGCTGCTCGAGGTTCTGCATCAGCTGCGCGATCAGGGCAACACGATCGTGGTCATCGAACATAACCTGGACGTGATTAAAACCGCGGACTGGATTGTCGATCTCGGCCCGGAAGGCGGCAGCGGCGGAGGTGAAATTCTCGTCTCCGGTACGCCAGAGACCGTTGCAGAGTGCGAAGCCTCGCACACCGCGCGCTTCCTTAAACCGTTGCTGTAA
- a CDS encoding MmcQ/YjbR family DNA-binding protein, which yields MTISEILQYCMSKPGAEQSVHSDWKATQIKVGDVLFAMVKEVEGRPAASLKTSPELADLLRQQHDDVRPSKHLNKAHWSTVYLDGSIPGSQIYYLVDASYQQAVELLPETTRQQLSV from the coding sequence ATGACAATTTCGGAGATACTTCAGTACTGCATGAGCAAGCCCGGCGCGGAGCAGAGCGTCCACAGCGACTGGAAAGCCACGCAGATTAAGGTGGGTGATGTGCTGTTTGCGATGGTGAAAGAGGTGGAAGGCCGCCCGGCGGCGTCGCTGAAAACCAGCCCTGAACTGGCGGATTTGCTACGTCAACAGCATGATGACGTGAGGCCGAGCAAGCACCTCAATAAGGCGCACTGGAGCACCGTCTATCTGGATGGGTCGATTCCAGGCTCGCAGATTTACTACCTGGTGGACGCGTCCTATCAGCAGGCGGTTGAGCTGCTGCCGGAAACCACCCGACAGCAACTCTCCGTGTGA